Proteins encoded in a region of the Paenibacillus sp. W2I17 genome:
- the queC gene encoding 7-cyano-7-deazaguanine synthase QueC: MNEEKAVVVFSGGQDSTTCLFWAKQQFAEVEVVTFDYGQRHKLEIECAAEIARDLGVQQTVLDMSLLNQLAPNALTRTDVEITHEEGELPSTFVDGRNLLFLSFAAIMAKQKGARHLVTGVCETDFSGYPDCRDSFVKSMNVTLNLSMDYPFVIHTPLMWLDKAQTWKMADDLGAFDYVRERTLTCYNGVIGDGCGDCPACKLRKAGLDRYVQQRTAAESAGVDVR, from the coding sequence TTGAACGAAGAAAAAGCAGTCGTTGTATTCAGCGGCGGTCAGGATAGTACCACGTGTCTGTTCTGGGCCAAACAACAGTTTGCCGAAGTCGAGGTTGTTACGTTTGATTATGGTCAGCGCCACAAGCTGGAGATTGAATGTGCAGCCGAGATCGCTCGTGATCTGGGTGTACAGCAAACGGTACTCGATATGAGCCTGTTAAATCAGCTTGCACCCAACGCGCTTACTCGCACGGATGTAGAGATTACCCATGAAGAAGGCGAACTGCCGAGTACATTTGTAGATGGACGAAATCTGCTGTTCCTCAGTTTTGCGGCCATTATGGCCAAGCAAAAAGGAGCACGTCATCTGGTTACAGGTGTATGTGAGACGGATTTCAGCGGATACCCGGATTGCCGGGATTCATTTGTGAAATCGATGAATGTGACACTTAATCTGTCGATGGACTATCCATTTGTCATTCACACCCCGCTCATGTGGCTAGACAAAGCCCAAACGTGGAAGATGGCCGATGATCTCGGTGCTTTTGATTATGTACGCGAGCGTACCCTGACCTGTTATAACGGCGTGATCGGCGATGGATGTGGAGATTGTCCCGCTTGCAAGCTGCGCAAAGCCGGACTGGATCGTTATGTACAGCAACGTACTGCTGCTGAATCGGCGGGAGTGGATGTACGATGA